A window of the Desulfobacula toluolica Tol2 genome harbors these coding sequences:
- the cooS gene encoding anaerobic carbon-monoxide dehydrogenase catalytic subunit — protein MKRVDFKTIKHKVEERTIVEAAKPVMEMALEEGIETAWDRLEIQQPQCGFGQTGVCCNRCTLGPCRIDPFEEGPEKGVCGADADLIVARNFLDDLSTGAAAHSDHGREILETLYKTSVGQAQGYDIQDTKKLNHIAAELGVETKNKDNNEIGKDVALALLEEFGTIKNSIKFIDRAPDKTREIWKAAGISPRSVDREIVESMHRIHMGVGANYANVLLHGLRTSLSDGWGGSMMATEVSDILFGTPEINSSHVNLGTLKKDMVNVILHGHNPILSEMLVKAAQDPEMKKLAREKGASGINLAGICCTGNELLMRKGVPIAGNMLDQELALATGAVEVMVVDYQCIFPSIAQTAGCFHSKIISTSEKSKVSGAVHMELHPETAFDTANKILKLAIENYPNRNQDRVKIPAEPVKMVAGFSVEAIKKALGGSLKPLVDVIASGKIRGAVGIVGCNNPKIKHDYGHIELAKALIKNNILVVETGCAAIASGKAGLLLPEAAELAGEGLKEVCKSLGIPPVLHMGSCVDCSRILVLAAELANILGVGIDQLPLAGAAPEWYSQKAISIGSYFVSSGVFTVLGIPPKIFGSQNVINLVASGLNDVVHAAFAVEPDPVAAAQLICDHIENKRKALNI, from the coding sequence ATGAAAAGAGTGGATTTTAAAACCATTAAACATAAAGTTGAAGAACGAACGATTGTCGAGGCTGCAAAGCCTGTTATGGAGATGGCTCTGGAAGAAGGAATTGAAACTGCCTGGGACCGGCTGGAAATCCAGCAGCCCCAATGCGGATTCGGGCAGACAGGTGTTTGCTGTAACCGTTGTACATTGGGGCCTTGCAGGATTGATCCGTTTGAAGAAGGCCCTGAAAAAGGTGTTTGCGGAGCAGATGCCGACCTTATTGTTGCCAGAAATTTTCTGGATGATCTTTCCACAGGGGCTGCAGCCCATTCTGATCATGGGCGAGAGATACTCGAGACCCTTTATAAAACATCTGTTGGGCAGGCCCAGGGATATGATATTCAGGATACGAAAAAATTAAACCATATTGCTGCCGAGCTTGGGGTGGAAACAAAAAACAAAGATAACAATGAGATTGGCAAGGATGTTGCCCTGGCATTGCTCGAAGAGTTCGGCACCATCAAAAATTCCATCAAATTTATTGACCGTGCGCCGGACAAGACCAGGGAAATATGGAAAGCTGCCGGCATATCCCCCAGGAGTGTGGACAGAGAGATTGTTGAATCCATGCACCGCATACACATGGGGGTTGGGGCAAATTATGCCAATGTGCTTTTGCATGGATTAAGAACCTCGTTGTCGGACGGATGGGGCGGTTCAATGATGGCCACCGAGGTTTCCGACATTTTGTTCGGCACGCCTGAAATAAATTCCTCCCATGTAAACCTTGGAACCTTGAAAAAGGATATGGTAAATGTGATCCTCCATGGCCACAATCCCATCCTGTCCGAGATGCTGGTCAAAGCTGCACAAGATCCTGAGATGAAAAAACTGGCCCGGGAAAAGGGTGCAAGCGGAATCAACCTTGCCGGAATCTGCTGCACTGGCAATGAACTGCTCATGAGAAAAGGGGTTCCCATTGCCGGAAACATGCTGGACCAGGAGCTGGCACTGGCCACGGGAGCGGTTGAGGTTATGGTTGTGGATTATCAGTGCATATTTCCTTCCATTGCGCAGACAGCAGGCTGCTTTCATTCAAAAATTATTTCAACAAGTGAAAAATCAAAAGTTTCCGGCGCGGTTCACATGGAATTGCATCCTGAAACAGCCTTTGATACGGCAAACAAGATTCTAAAACTTGCCATTGAAAATTATCCCAACAGAAACCAGGACCGGGTTAAAATTCCGGCTGAACCTGTAAAAATGGTGGCTGGTTTTTCAGTTGAGGCGATCAAAAAAGCATTGGGCGGCAGTCTCAAACCCCTTGTGGATGTGATTGCAAGCGGAAAGATCAGGGGTGCTGTGGGTATTGTGGGGTGCAACAATCCCAAAATCAAACACGACTACGGCCATATTGAGCTTGCAAAGGCATTGATTAAAAACAACATCCTGGTGGTTGAAACAGGATGCGCCGCCATTGCTTCGGGAAAGGCGGGGCTGCTGCTGCCGGAAGCTGCGGAACTGGCAGGGGAAGGCTTAAAAGAGGTGTGCAAATCCCTGGGAATTCCACCGGTGCTTCATATGGGATCATGTGTGGACTGTTCCAGGATACTTGTGCTGGCGGCTGAACTGGCAAACATCCTGGGAGTTGGGATTGACCAGTTGCCTTTGGCGGGTGCTGCGCCTGAATGGTATTCCCAGAAGGCTATTTCCATTGGTTCCTATTTTGTATCCTCCGGGGTATTTACAGTACTGGGCATACCTCCCAAGATATTCGGCAGTCAAAATGTGATCAACCTGGTTGCAAGCGGTTTAAATGATGTTGTTCATGCCGCCTTTGCAGTGGAACCCGACCCGGTTGCGGCCGCACAATTGATATGCGATCATATAGAAAACAAAAGAAAGGCTTTGAACATATAA
- a CDS encoding 4Fe-4S dicluster domain-containing protein: MKTVFVEVQKCVGCRHCEIACAVEHSREKALLSFLNDDPQSQPRIKVGAGIDFMTFPNRCRHCDPAPCLQICPTGAIYKDNEFGSVLVREERCISCGMCAMACPFSAITFQKTRTQNRSVSYKCDDCIDLRRNDLRKKDPKTIDSNKEEKQPACVKACKTGALVFGEINATIHKARRDDALDITGYMKGKQSFKMPENIKMFKGIMEKIACLGPMPSSR; the protein is encoded by the coding sequence ATGAAAACCGTTTTTGTAGAGGTGCAAAAATGCGTTGGTTGCAGGCATTGTGAAATCGCCTGCGCCGTGGAGCATTCCAGGGAAAAGGCGTTATTGTCTTTTTTGAATGACGATCCTCAATCGCAACCCAGGATAAAGGTGGGCGCAGGGATCGATTTCATGACGTTTCCAAATCGCTGCCGGCATTGTGATCCGGCCCCTTGTCTGCAGATTTGTCCTACCGGGGCCATATACAAGGATAACGAGTTTGGTTCCGTTCTTGTTCGGGAGGAGCGATGCATATCCTGTGGAATGTGCGCTATGGCCTGTCCCTTCAGTGCGATCACCTTTCAGAAGACCCGTACCCAAAACCGTTCTGTTTCGTACAAATGCGATGATTGCATTGATCTTAGAAGAAATGACCTTAGAAAAAAAGATCCCAAAACAATTGATAGCAACAAAGAAGAAAAACAGCCGGCCTGTGTTAAGGCCTGTAAAACAGGTGCCCTTGTGTTTGGAGAAATCAATGCGACGATTCACAAAGCAAGGCGGGATGATGCCCTTGATATAACAGGATATATGAAGGGGAAACAATCATTTAAAATGCCTGAAAACATAAAAATGTTCAAGGGTATCATGGAAAAAATAGCCTGCCTTGGTCCAATGCCGTCATCACGATAA
- a CDS encoding AMP-binding protein, translating into MKNESPLRELTLGQILDQTAARFPDNDAVVYVDRDFRLTYRQFNSLVDEVARGLMALGIQKGEKVAVWATNIPFWVALQFATAKIGAVLLTVNTNYKTAELEYLLIQSETENLFLIDGFQDTDYVNTIYELVPELKTQQRGSLSSKKFPHLKRVAFLGQEKHRGMYSIPEIKALGVMTTDEEYLARQKELSPHDVVNMQYTSGTTGFPKGVMLTHYNIGNNGFFIGANQNFSEHDRVCLPVPLFHCFGCVLGVLAAVNHGTCMVILEGFDPLMVMSSVEQEKCTALYGVPTMFIAILDNPMFSKFDFSSLRTGIMAGSNCPIHVMEQVIEKMNMTDITICYGLTEASPVMTYTRIGDELRLRVETVGRALPHIEVKVIDIATKETVPPGVQGEVCCRGYNIMKGYYNNPEATKEAVDADGWLHSGDLGVMDEQGNLAITGRHKDMIIRGGENIYPREIEEFLYRMDEIKDIQVAAVPSKKYGEEVGAFIVLKEDANIDESDVKDFCRGKIARFKIPRYVHFVDSYPMTASGKIQKFKLSELSEQIWPDRR; encoded by the coding sequence ATGAAAAATGAAAGCCCGTTAAGAGAACTTACCCTGGGGCAAATCCTTGATCAGACCGCTGCCCGGTTTCCCGACAATGATGCTGTTGTTTATGTGGATCGGGACTTTCGCTTGACCTATCGGCAATTTAATTCTTTAGTGGATGAAGTGGCCAGGGGGCTGATGGCGTTGGGGATTCAAAAGGGTGAAAAAGTGGCTGTATGGGCCACCAATATTCCGTTCTGGGTTGCTTTGCAATTTGCAACAGCCAAAATAGGTGCTGTTCTGCTGACCGTTAACACCAATTATAAGACTGCGGAACTGGAGTACCTTTTAATACAGTCTGAAACCGAAAACTTATTTTTGATTGACGGGTTCCAGGACACTGATTATGTAAACACCATTTATGAGCTGGTTCCCGAGCTTAAAACTCAGCAGAGGGGCAGTCTTTCCAGCAAAAAATTTCCCCATCTCAAAAGGGTGGCATTTTTAGGTCAGGAAAAGCACCGGGGCATGTATTCCATTCCTGAAATCAAGGCCCTGGGCGTAATGACAACAGATGAAGAATACCTTGCCCGGCAAAAAGAATTAAGCCCCCATGACGTGGTCAACATGCAGTATACTTCGGGAACAACCGGGTTTCCCAAAGGCGTGATGCTCACCCATTACAATATCGGCAACAACGGGTTTTTTATCGGTGCAAACCAGAATTTTTCCGAACATGACCGGGTCTGCCTTCCTGTTCCGCTTTTCCACTGCTTTGGGTGTGTGCTGGGTGTCCTTGCCGCTGTCAATCATGGAACCTGCATGGTTATCCTGGAAGGATTTGATCCTTTGATGGTCATGTCCTCTGTGGAACAGGAAAAATGTACTGCTTTGTATGGTGTTCCCACCATGTTTATCGCAATCCTGGATAATCCCATGTTTTCAAAATTTGATTTTTCATCTCTCAGGACCGGTATCATGGCTGGTTCCAACTGCCCGATTCATGTTATGGAGCAGGTTATTGAAAAAATGAATATGACGGATATCACCATCTGTTACGGTCTGACCGAGGCGTCGCCGGTCATGACCTATACCAGGATCGGGGATGAGTTGCGCCTCAGGGTGGAAACCGTGGGAAGGGCATTGCCACATATTGAGGTGAAGGTCATTGATATTGCAACAAAAGAAACCGTTCCCCCTGGTGTCCAGGGAGAAGTGTGTTGCCGGGGATATAATATCATGAAAGGGTATTACAACAACCCCGAAGCCACAAAAGAGGCTGTTGATGCTGACGGCTGGCTTCATTCAGGGGATCTTGGTGTCATGGACGAACAGGGAAATCTGGCTATCACCGGACGTCACAAGGATATGATTATCCGGGGAGGAGAAAATATCTATCCCAGGGAAATCGAAGAATTTTTATACAGGATGGATGAAATAAAAGATATCCAGGTGGCTGCAGTCCCCAGCAAAAAATACGGAGAAGAGGTTGGCGCCTTTATTGTTCTTAAAGAGGATGCAAACATTGATGAGAGCGATGTAAAGGACTTTTGCAGAGGTAAAATCGCACGTTTTAAAATTCCCAGGTATGTTCATTTCGTGGACTCCTACCCCATGACGGCCAGCGGAAAAATCCAGAAATTTAAACTTTCTGAATTATCAGAGCAGATCTGGCCGGACCGGCGATAA
- a CDS encoding cupin domain-containing protein, whose amino-acid sequence MNTGKISQRIKYFMEKRQIDVDNLAKETGLEKDFIETMLAENIYPPLGPLMKIARTLGVRLGTFLDDQETTDPYIVRNAQRDAQFSVLAEKNKAATLNFFSLGMGKTDRHMEPFFVEILPESASQKNLSSHEGEEWIAVLKGSIEVIYGKETYVLNEGDSVYYNSVVPHYVSCVGDEKAQIHAVIYIPE is encoded by the coding sequence ATGAATACTGGAAAAATCAGCCAACGTATTAAATATTTCATGGAAAAAAGGCAGATCGACGTTGACAATCTTGCAAAAGAGACAGGTCTTGAAAAAGATTTTATTGAGACCATGCTTGCAGAAAATATTTATCCCCCGTTAGGGCCTTTGATGAAAATCGCAAGAACGCTCGGTGTCCGGCTGGGTACATTTCTGGATGACCAGGAAACAACTGACCCGTATATTGTTCGTAACGCCCAAAGAGACGCTCAGTTCAGTGTGCTGGCAGAGAAAAACAAGGCCGCAACCCTGAACTTTTTTTCCCTGGGCATGGGAAAAACCGATCGCCACATGGAACCTTTTTTTGTTGAAATCCTTCCTGAATCAGCAAGCCAGAAGAACCTCTCCTCCCATGAAGGTGAAGAGTGGATTGCCGTACTCAAAGGAAGCATTGAAGTCATTTACGGAAAAGAGACCTATGTTCTCAATGAAGGGGACAGCGTGTATTATAATTCCGTGGTTCCTCACTATGTGAGCTGTGTGGGGGATGAAAAAGCACAGATCCATGCGGTCATCTATATACCTGAATAG
- the nadE gene encoding NAD(+) synthase: MKTQKVIDHIVQWLDNYLEKSGLTGFAIGVSGGIDSAVTSTLCAKTGKPVLAVNMPIHQAKDQVSRSENHIAWLEKKFNMVKGTDLDLTPVFEQMKQSFPHHIQDGLTMANTRSRLRMLTLYAFASNHKMLVVGTGNKVEDFGVGFYTKYGDGGVDLSPIADLMKSEVYELGKAMGIIDDILKAPPTDGLWEDERTDESQIGATYAELEWAMQYLESPQKKALTEQQKKVVSIYQKFHAANKHKMEPIPVCLIPDEFKN, encoded by the coding sequence ATGAAAACTCAAAAAGTAATTGATCACATTGTTCAGTGGCTGGATAATTACCTTGAAAAATCAGGTTTAACAGGGTTTGCCATTGGTGTCTCAGGAGGAATAGATTCAGCCGTAACATCAACCCTGTGCGCGAAAACCGGCAAACCGGTTCTTGCCGTTAACATGCCTATTCACCAGGCAAAAGATCAGGTGTCCAGGTCTGAAAATCATATTGCATGGCTGGAAAAAAAATTTAATATGGTCAAAGGAACCGATCTTGACCTGACCCCTGTTTTTGAGCAGATGAAACAAAGCTTTCCCCATCATATACAGGACGGCCTGACCATGGCAAACACCCGGTCAAGACTTCGCATGCTCACCTTGTATGCTTTTGCATCAAACCACAAAATGCTGGTGGTCGGCACCGGCAATAAGGTTGAGGATTTTGGCGTGGGATTTTATACCAAATATGGAGATGGCGGAGTGGATCTTTCACCTATTGCCGACCTGATGAAATCCGAAGTTTATGAACTGGGAAAAGCCATGGGCATCATTGACGATATCCTGAAAGCGCCCCCCACGGACGGGCTATGGGAAGACGAGCGAACCGATGAAAGCCAGATCGGTGCCACCTATGCGGAACTGGAATGGGCCATGCAATACCTGGAGTCCCCCCAAAAAAAAGCATTGACCGAGCAACAGAAAAAAGTGGTGTCCATCTACCAGAAATTTCATGCTGCCAATAAACATAAAATGGAGCCCATACCGGTTTGCCTTATTCCGGATGAATTTAAAAATTGA
- a CDS encoding TrmH family RNA methyltransferase yields MGPHKVRQMMKSERDMAKRRFRRQRNKNYLAKSGIHECVIVLDHLKPTYNIGKIFRSADAFGAREIHLVGIDFFDPAPGMGAFKWVPAVFHKNFFSCYTSLVNNGYIPFILEPGKGQSITHTRMPLKSAFIFGHEEYGISFEPDLFPEVRPLTIPQFGKSQSLNVSVAASIILYEYVRQHGVIDNKSPGS; encoded by the coding sequence ATGGGGCCTCATAAAGTCCGGCAGATGATGAAGTCTGAAAGAGATATGGCCAAAAGGCGCTTCAGACGGCAGAGAAACAAGAACTATCTGGCCAAGTCCGGTATTCATGAATGTGTCATTGTGCTGGACCATTTAAAACCGACCTATAATATCGGAAAAATTTTCAGAAGTGCTGATGCCTTTGGTGCCCGTGAAATTCATTTGGTCGGCATTGATTTTTTTGATCCTGCACCGGGTATGGGTGCTTTTAAATGGGTTCCGGCCGTATTTCACAAGAATTTTTTTTCCTGTTATACCAGCCTGGTTAACAACGGCTATATCCCGTTTATCCTGGAACCCGGCAAAGGACAGTCCATAACACACACCCGGATGCCCCTTAAAAGTGCCTTTATATTCGGCCACGAAGAATATGGCATCAGCTTTGAACCTGACCTGTTTCCCGAGGTCAGGCCCCTTACCATTCCACAGTTTGGAAAATCCCAAAGCCTGAATGTGAGTGTGGCAGCCTCAATTATTTTGTATGAATATGTCCGGCAGCATGGGGTGATTGACAACAAGAGTCCGGGTTCTTAA